The sequence below is a genomic window from Serratia nevei.
GCCGAACATCCTGAAGTGGCGCCAGCCCAACCGCGGTTTTGAGGGGCTGACCCGGATGCCGGATGGGCGCATTCTGGCGGCGGTGCAGAGCACGCTGGATGTCGATGGCAAAAGCAAGAACAAGGCGCAGTTTACCCGGCTGGTGAGCTTCGATCCGCGCAATGGCAAAACCGCCATGTACGGCTATCCCATCGATATCGACAGCTATAAAAAAGCCAAAGACGCCAAGATTGGCGATGTGGTGGCGTTGGACAACCAGCGCATCCTGTTGATTGAACAAGGAACCGGTAAAGATAAGACGATGATCAACAAGATCTATCTGGTGGATCTCGCGCAGGCCAGCGATCTGAGCGCGTTTGACGGCCAGGGGAAAGCGCTGGAGTTCGACGATGCGAAAGATCTCGCCAAACGCGGCGTGAAGCTGGCGCAGAAACAGGAAGTGGCGGACCTGCGCCAGTTGGGCTGGCGCCAGGAGAAAGCGGAAGGGTTGGCGCTGATCGACGATCGCACGCTGGCGGTGATTAATGACAACGATTTCGGCCTGCAGGCCAAGCTGGTGGACGCATCGCCAAAGAGCAAGAAAATCGGCGATTATCAGCTGGAGAAAGAAGGGCGGCTGAGCCTCGACGGTGACAAGACCGACGCCCGTATCGAATTGCGCCCGCTGGAGCAGCCGGAGTCGCTGAGCGAGCTCTGGGTGCTCACCTTGCCGCATCCCTTGAAGTGAGACAGCGGGGGCGATAGCGCCCCCGTCAGACCGTTGACAAAGGAGGAAAAAACGTGGTTTTTCCTCCTTTGTGGCCATCAACCGAAAATCAATAAATTGATTTTCCTTATTTTTTATCCGCTGCTCTCTGCAAACCCGGCAATGGCATGAGGTTTGTCATCAATCTCACAGCGGGGGCGGTGACGCCCCCGTTTGCTTCAGGCTTCCGCGTGCCGCTGCGGCGCTCTGCCGCGCGAGATGCTCTCCCACACCGCCACCACCACCATGATCAGCGTCGTCAGGCCATTGACCATCAGCAGATCGGTGAAATAGGCGACGGGGGCCAATACCGCCAGCGCCAGCAGCCCCACCAGGTGCGACAGCGGAAAGCGATGATACACCAGCCGTTTATACAGCGCGTTGGCGAACAGGTAGAGTGCCGGGCCGAGCAGCAACACCGCCGCCGTGGCGTTTTGGATGCGGCCGTCGGGATGGGCGATCACCAGCTCGTTGGCCACGGCGCAGACGATGATCGCCCCCACCAGCGCGACGTGCACGTAATGGAAGTAAGCGCCCAGCTGGCCGGGGTTTTCCGCCTGGCTGATGGCAT
It includes:
- a CDS encoding esterase-like activity of phytase family protein; the protein is MKIKSLSLLLASLFPVFTYAADIEVARYLVGFPGGERVAYQGAFAKNFPQGLPVGIGSGLTFNRKQGDDLVLTTLTDRGPNADAPAVGKQEAKIFANPQFVPLLMDIRIGGGKAVAENARPLHDEKGPISGLPLPSELIGSTNEVALNDALQPLPGDRRGLDTEGIIGDGNGGYWLCDEYGPFLIHVDGNGKILAKYGPMPQAGEQAVASGLPNILKWRQPNRGFEGLTRMPDGRILAAVQSTLDVDGKSKNKAQFTRLVSFDPRNGKTAMYGYPIDIDSYKKAKDAKIGDVVALDNQRILLIEQGTGKDKTMINKIYLVDLAQASDLSAFDGQGKALEFDDAKDLAKRGVKLAQKQEVADLRQLGWRQEKAEGLALIDDRTLAVINDNDFGLQAKLVDASPKSKKIGDYQLEKEGRLSLDGDKTDARIELRPLEQPESLSELWVLTLPHPLK